The following are from one region of the Rhodopirellula sp. P2 genome:
- a CDS encoding N,N-dimethylformamidase beta subunit family domain-containing protein, which translates to MHLRTIEPHRVVTARRTPTFSFLATFVSAVALGVMGWLGPNPVVADQMLPEGLFIEGYTDQLSYVAGDEIAFHLSGTGAVSVQIDRLGAERQRVHQQDGIAVSPQRIPDRASSHGCQWAEAFRMTVPDDWKSGYYEVTLTTRDQGGRFVGRNQRTAVGSLFFVVRSKTPGATSPILIQLATNTYNAYTNWGGHSLYGYHDRDGVQGNRVSFDRPIQSQFAKWELPFIQWAEKSGYELEYAVNSDLEFHPEMLSKYRLVLSVGHDEYWSTPMRDHLESYIAEGGNVAFFSGNTCCWQVRSEDEGRALTCYKQFYNMDPEFRTTDHQRLSTAWGHHLVNRPENQLTGVGFMWGGYHLSHGQFMDGSGAYDVHRPEHWVFDGTDVEQGDQIGGADTVVGYECDGCEMEWRDGLPFPTGRDGTPESFTILGTCPARWHPGDSFWYDRFPEDRIGASVMGVYQRGGTVFTAGSTDWAHGLRGNSPVIEQATRNILDRLSAKSDQQASDEN; encoded by the coding sequence ATGCATCTGAGAACAATCGAACCACACCGCGTTGTCACTGCCCGCCGGACGCCTACGTTTTCTTTCCTGGCAACGTTTGTTTCAGCGGTTGCTCTTGGTGTCATGGGATGGCTGGGGCCCAATCCTGTGGTGGCGGATCAAATGCTGCCCGAAGGGTTGTTCATCGAAGGGTACACCGACCAACTCAGCTATGTTGCGGGCGATGAGATCGCGTTTCACCTGTCGGGCACCGGTGCCGTGTCGGTTCAGATTGACCGATTGGGAGCGGAACGCCAACGCGTTCACCAACAGGATGGGATCGCTGTTTCGCCTCAGCGAATTCCGGATCGGGCATCGTCGCATGGGTGCCAGTGGGCGGAGGCGTTTCGAATGACGGTCCCAGACGACTGGAAGTCGGGTTACTACGAAGTGACCCTGACGACTCGCGATCAGGGCGGCAGGTTTGTCGGACGCAATCAGCGAACTGCGGTGGGATCTTTGTTCTTTGTCGTTCGATCCAAAACACCGGGCGCCACATCGCCCATTTTGATTCAACTGGCGACCAACACCTACAATGCCTATACGAACTGGGGTGGGCACAGCTTGTACGGATACCATGACCGAGACGGCGTCCAAGGCAACCGCGTTTCCTTTGATCGACCGATTCAATCCCAGTTCGCTAAGTGGGAACTGCCGTTCATTCAGTGGGCGGAGAAGTCAGGTTACGAACTGGAGTACGCGGTCAACAGCGATTTGGAATTCCATCCTGAGATGTTGTCCAAATATCGTTTGGTGTTGAGTGTTGGACATGACGAGTATTGGTCGACGCCGATGCGAGACCACTTGGAAAGCTACATCGCTGAGGGTGGGAACGTCGCCTTTTTCAGTGGCAACACATGTTGTTGGCAAGTTCGCAGCGAAGATGAGGGACGCGCGTTGACTTGCTACAAGCAGTTCTACAACATGGACCCTGAGTTTCGAACGACGGACCATCAACGACTGAGCACGGCGTGGGGCCATCACTTGGTCAATCGTCCCGAAAATCAGTTGACGGGAGTTGGATTCATGTGGGGTGGCTACCATCTCAGCCACGGTCAATTCATGGACGGTTCGGGAGCCTACGACGTGCATCGCCCGGAACACTGGGTGTTCGACGGCACGGATGTCGAGCAAGGCGATCAGATCGGAGGCGCCGACACGGTGGTCGGGTACGAGTGCGACGGGTGTGAAATGGAATGGCGAGATGGGTTGCCGTTTCCCACCGGTCGCGATGGAACGCCTGAGTCATTCACGATTCTGGGGACCTGTCCTGCTCGCTGGCATCCCGGTGATTCCTTTTGGTACGACCGTTTTCCGGAAGACCGAATTGGTGCGTCGGTGATGGGCGTGTACCAACGCGGAGGAACGGTGTTCACGGCAGGTTCCACCGATTGGGCACACGGTTTAAGGGGAAATTCTCCGGTGATTGAACAAGCCACTCGAAACATTCTGGACCGTTTGTCAGCGAAGTCGGACCAGCAAGCGTCGGATGAGAACTGA
- a CDS encoding YbjQ family protein — translation MVGGRSDSYETLLVRGRNRAMYEMAERARELGANAVVGMHFDYSTVGNSMRMICCNGTAVNAIANTAPDNA, via the coding sequence ATGGTCGGTGGTCGCTCCGATTCGTATGAGACGTTGCTCGTTCGTGGACGCAATCGAGCCATGTACGAGATGGCTGAAAGAGCACGGGAGTTGGGGGCGAATGCCGTGGTTGGAATGCACTTCGATTATTCGACCGTTGGCAATTCGATGCGGATGATTTGCTGCAACGGAACCGCGGTGAATGCGATCGCCAACACCGCACCAGACAATGCGTAG